Proteins encoded in a region of the Streptomyces sp. NBC_00258 genome:
- a CDS encoding winged helix-turn-helix transcriptional regulator, with the protein MDLTERPDFEFDVFSKACPSRGTLEHVTGRWGALTLGALYEGSFRFNELRRRVDGVSEKMLSQTLHALERDGLVHREAQPTNPPRVDYELTPLGREIAERLLSLIHFVEGRMDDVLGARERYDTARGGR; encoded by the coding sequence ATGGACCTGACGGAGCGACCGGACTTCGAGTTCGACGTGTTCTCCAAGGCGTGCCCGTCCCGGGGCACGCTGGAGCACGTCACGGGGCGCTGGGGCGCGCTCACGCTGGGGGCGCTGTACGAGGGTTCGTTCCGTTTCAACGAACTGCGCCGGCGCGTGGACGGCGTCAGCGAGAAGATGCTGTCCCAGACCCTCCACGCGCTGGAGCGCGACGGCCTGGTGCACCGCGAGGCCCAGCCGACGAACCCGCCCCGGGTGGACTACGAACTGACGCCGCTGGGCCGCGAGATCGCCGAGCGGCTGCTGTCCCTCATCCACTTCGTGGAGGGGCGCATGGACGACGTGCTGGGAGCGCGCGAGCGTTACGACACGGCGCGCGGAGGCCGCTGA